Proteins co-encoded in one Cinclus cinclus chromosome Z, bCinCin1.1, whole genome shotgun sequence genomic window:
- the LOC134056938 gene encoding serine/threonine-protein kinase PAK 3-like, with product MERVCAAVCTAFTVAYSGYFFTHLARHIARAWRESSPWVSGKGAFGVGSIGQLWSKLAPLPLAWRRHELQLPALKKPPVPKLERTLVSEGDPEAKYTELEIIGKGGFGTVCTAVETATGEEVAIKKISLLQVKSNELCVNEIQVMRDNKNANVVNYVDSYLLHEELWLVMEYMDGGSLHDVIREIQMAEGEIAAVSRECLQGLDFLHCKQVVHRDIKSHNILLGLDGSVKLADFGLAAQLTAEQSKRRSAVGTTYWMAPEIFTRKPYGPKVDIWSFGIVGMEMVEGAPPYLMETSRTARQLISTGGTPKLQKPRQQSAWLRDFLHCCLETDEDRRWSAQELLQHPFVTSAKPTSSLTPLIMAAQQLMADRRF from the exons ATGGAGAGagtgtgtgctgcagtttgcacgGCTTTTACCGTGGCTTATTCTGGCTACTTTTTCACCCACCTGGCAC GTCACATCGCCCGTGCCTGGAGAGAATCCAGCCCTTGGGTGAGTGGGAAAGGAGCCTTTGGCGTTGGTAGCATTGGACAGCTGTGGAGCAAGCT AGCTCCACTTCCTCTGGCCTGGCGCCGGCacgagctgcagctgccggctCTGAAGAAGCCTCCTGTCCCCAAGCTGGAAA GGACGCTGGTGAGCGAAGGAGATCCGGAGGCTAAATATACAGAACTGGAAATTATTGGCAAAGG gggTTTTGGCACTGTGTGCACGGCAGTGGAGACTGCCACAGGAGAAGAG gtggccataaagaaaatcagtctgTTGCAAGTGAAGAGCAACGAACTGTGCGTGAATGAAATCCAGGTCATGCGGGACAATAAGAACGCCAATGTGGTGAACTATGTAGACAG CTACCTGCTGCACGAGGAACTCTGGCTCGTGATGGAATACATGGACGGAGGGTCTTTGCACGATGTCATTAGGGAGATCCAAATGGCAGAAGGAGAGATAGCAGCTGTCTCCCGCGAG tgcctgcaaggcctggatttCCTTCACTGCAAGCAAGTGGTCCACCGAGACATCAAAAGCCACAACATTCTCCTGGGCTTGGATGGATCTGTCAAGCTGG ctgattttggcctcgcTGCTCAGCTCACGGCTGAGCAGAGCAAACGCAGATCGGCTGTCGGGACTACTTACTGGATGGCGCCTGAAATTTTCACCAGGAAGCCCTACGGCCCCAAAGTGGACATCTGGTCCTTTGGCATCGTGGGGATGGAGATGGTGGAAGGAGCTCCTCCTTACCTGATGGAAACCTCCCGCACG GCTCGACAGCTGATCAGCACCGGGGGCACCCCGAAGCTGCAGAAGCCCAGGCAGCAGTCGGCTTGGTTGCGAGactttctgcactgctgcctggagaCAGACGAGGACAGGCGCTGGTCTGCCCAGGAACTTCTGCAG CATCCGTTTGTAACTTCAGCCAAGCCGACCTCCAGCCTGACGCCTCTGATCATGGCAGCGCAGCAGCTTATGGCTGACAGAAGATTCTAG
- the LOC134056937 gene encoding serine/threonine-protein kinase PAK 3-like, producing MERVCAAVCTAFTVAYSGYFFTHLARHIARAWRESSPWVSGKGAFGVGSIGQLWSKLAPLPLAWRRHELQLPALKKPPVPKLERMLVSEGDPEAKYTELEIIGKGGFGTVCTAVETATGEEVAIKKISLLQVKSNELCVNEIQVMRDNKNANVVNYVDSYLLHEELWLVMEYMDGGSLHDVIREIQMAEGEIAAVSRECLQGLDFLHCKQVIHRDIKSHNILLGLDGSVKLADFGLAAQLTAEQSKRRSAVGTTYWMAPEIFTRKPYGPKVDIWSFGIVGMEMVEGAPPYLMETSRTARQLISTGGTPKLQKPRQQSAWLRDFLHCCLETDEDRCWSAQELLQHPFVTSAKPTSSLTPLIMAAQQFMADRRF from the exons ATGGAGAGagtgtgtgctgcagtttgcacgGCTTTTACCGTGGCTTATTCTGGCTACTTTTTCACCCACCTGGCAC GTCACATCGCCCGTGCCTGGAGAGAATCCAGCCCTTGGGTGAGTGGGAAAGGAGCCTTTGGCGTTGGTAGCATTGGACAGCTGTGGAGCAAGCT AGCTCCACTTCCTCTGGCCTGGCGCCGGCacgagctgcagctgccggctCTGAAGAAGCCTCCTGTCCCCAAGCTGGAAA GGATGCTGGTGAGCGAAGGAGATCCGGAGGCTAAATATACAGAACTGGAAATTATTGGCAAAGG gggTTTCGGCACTGTGTGCACGGCAGTGGAGACTGCCACAGGAGAAGAG gtggccataaagaaaatcagtctgTTGCAAGTGAAGAGCAACGAACTGTGCGTGAATGAAATCCAGGTCATGCGGGACAATAAGAACGCCAATGTGGTGAACTATGTAGACAG CTACCTGCTGCACGAGGAACTCTGGCTCGTGATGGAATACATGGACGGAGGGTCTTTGCACGATGTCATTAGGGAGATCCAAATGGCAGAAGGAGAGATAGCAGCTGTCTCCCGCGAG tgcctgcaaggcctggatttCCTTCACTGCAAGCAAGTGATCCACCGAGACATCAAAAGCCACAACATTCTCCTGGGCTTGGATGGATCTGTCAAGCTGG ctgattttggcctcgcTGCTCAGCTCACGGCTGAGCAGAGCAAACGCAGATCGGCTGTCGGGACAACTTACTGGATGGCGCCTGAAATTTTCACCAGGAAGCCCTACGGCCCCAAAGTGGACATCTGGTCCTTTGGCATCGTGGGGATGGAGATGGTGGAAGGAGCTCCTCCTTACCTGATGGAAACCTCCCGCACG GCTCGACAGCTGATCAGCACCGGGGGCACCCCGAAGCTGCAGAAGCCCAGGCAGCAGTCGGCTTGGTTGCGAGactttctgcactgctgcctggagaCAGACGAGGACAGGTGCTGGTCTGCCCAGGAACTTCTGCAG CATCCGTTTGTAACTTCAGCCAAGCCGACCTCCAGCCTGACGCCTCTGATCATGGCAGCGCAGCAGTTTATGGCTGACAGAAGATTCTAG